The Actinomycetota bacterium DNA segment AACGCCGCCCTGGTGACGCTGGACGACAGCCCCGGCCCGGCGGGCGCTGCGGCCACGGTGATCGCCTCCAGCCGCGAGGACCGGGGCGTGCTGATCGTCGAGAACCTGCCGGCGCTGGCCCGGGACCGCGTCTACGAGCTCTGGAGCGTGCCGGGAGGCGACATCGGCAAGGCCGAGAAGGCACTGGTCTTCCAGACCCTGCAGCGCCCGGGCACCCAGACGCTGCTGTTCGAGGCGCCGATCCAGCCGGGGACGGTGTTCGCGATCACCGACGAGCCAGGCCCCGACGGGAGCGCGAAGCCGACCACCCAGCCGATCCTGACCGGCCTCCCGCCGACCGCATGACCCGGCCGAACGTGGCGATAGCCCGGATTGGCTACGTTGGCCGTAGTCATACCGAGGGGTTCATCGTCGGTATGGTGGCATGCACACTGCACTCTGTACGAGAATCGGCACACTCGTGTGACCGGTTGTGTCCGCAAGTAGTTTTGGCCGCCCGACTCGAGGGGACGACATAGCCTATGACCCAGAGCCAGACGACGGCGCCTTCGCTCCTGGGGCTCGAGGAGGACGGCCGTGACCTCTTCGGGTTGGCCGCCCACAAGCTCAACACGCCGCTGGCCTGCATCCGTGGGTTCGTCTCCACCCTCCTGCAACGTGGCGACCAGCTCGACACCGAGACGGTCCAGCAGTTCCTCTCGCTGGTGCTGACCCAGACCGACCGCCTCCAGGGCCTGGTCAGGGACTTCCTCCTCCTGGCCCGGGTCAACGGCGGCATCGAGGCCCTGGCCCGGCCGTTCCGGCCCCGCGACGTGCTCCTCAACCTGGTCGACGACCTCGGCACCGAGGGGGTGAGGGTCCGCTTCGCCGGCGACGTCGACAGCGAGGCGGTCGGCGACGCCGAGCTGGTCAAGCTGGCCCTGCGCCCGCTGGTCGAGAACGGCCTCACCTACGGCCCGCGCCTCGGCATGGTCACCGTCACCGTCGACGCCGGCCCCCAGGGCACGGCCTGGGAGGTCCACGACGGCGGCTCGCGCCTCACCAACGAGCGCATCAGCCAGCTGTTCCGGCCCTTCACCCGCTCCGACGAGCCGGTGGAGCGGCGCGGCTCCGGGGCGGGCCTCGGCCTCACCCTGGCCAAGGCCTACGCCCAGGTCCTCGGCGGCGAGGTGGGCGGCAGGGCCGACGAACAGGGTACGGTCTTCTGGGTCAAGGTCCCGGCCCCGGCCGCCGAGGGAGCATAGGTGAGCGAAACGAGCAACCACGAGGAGAACGGCGCACCGACCAAGGTCCTGGTGGTCGACGACCACTCGGTGACCCGGCACGGTGTC contains these protein-coding regions:
- a CDS encoding HAMP domain-containing sensor histidine kinase, whose protein sequence is MTQSQTTAPSLLGLEEDGRDLFGLAAHKLNTPLACIRGFVSTLLQRGDQLDTETVQQFLSLVLTQTDRLQGLVRDFLLLARVNGGIEALARPFRPRDVLLNLVDDLGTEGVRVRFAGDVDSEAVGDAELVKLALRPLVENGLTYGPRLGMVTVTVDAGPQGTAWEVHDGGSRLTNERISQLFRPFTRSDEPVERRGSGAGLGLTLAKAYAQVLGGEVGGRADEQGTVFWVKVPAPAAEGA